A window of Cryptomeria japonica chromosome 3, Sugi_1.0, whole genome shotgun sequence contains these coding sequences:
- the LOC131067796 gene encoding phenylalanine aminomutase (L-beta-phenylalanine forming), whose protein sequence is MDSHSHVTDILALIKTFNAVQRITLDGTTHITVAHVAALARRAEVKVALNTEECKSRVEKCSSWVQRKAEEGADIYGVTTGFGACCTKRTNQLSELQESLIRCLLAGVFTKACASSVDGLSPATTRCAMLLRLNSFTYGCSGIRWAVMEALQLLLNHNFTPKVPLRGSVSASGDLIPLAYIAGLLIGKPSVVVRTGNDGEEISAPEALRRVGLRPFVLQAKEGLALVNGTSFATALASTVVYDANVLLLLVETLCGMFCEVIFGREEFAHPLIHKVKPHPGQIESAALLEWLLRKSPFQELSRVYYSIDELKKPKQDRYALRSCPQWLGPLAETIRAATVTVETEINSANDNPIIDYANDRALHGANFQGSAVGFHMDYLRIAVAGLGKLLFAQFTELMIEHYSNGLPGNLSLGPDLSVDYGFKGLDIAMAAYSSELQYLANPVTTHVHSAEQHNQDINSLALISARKTEEALDILRLMLASHLTALCQAIDLRQLEQILLLTVLNLISSIAEECGLPNETRETLLNVAKAVPVYTYLESPCDPSLPLVSALRQSCFDSILCLHQKNGIESDTLVEKMKKFQKLVVENLESAITAARVAYENDCYVPHMSSPIEGSKFLPFYKFVRDVLKISLMSARTEETPQECVQKVFDAIADGRIIEPLLECLQGLNT, encoded by the exons ATGGATTCGCATTCTCACGTAACAGACATTTTGGCGCTGATCAAGACGTTCAACGCCGTCCAAAGGATAACTCTGGACGGAACAACTCATATCACGGTGGCACATGTGGCGGCGCTGGCTCGAAGGGCCGAAGTAAAGGTGGCCTTAAATACCGAGGAATGCAAAAGCCGGGTGGAGAAGTGCTCATCGTGGGTACAGCGCAAGGCCGAGGAAGGTGCCGATATATACGGCGTAACAACGGGCTTCGGCGCATGCTGCACCAAACGGACCAACCAGCTGAGCGAGCTGCAGGAGTCCCTTATCCGTTGCCTACTCGCCGGAGTCTTTACAAAAGCCTGCGCTTCGTCTGTAGATGGGCTTTCCCCTGCTACAACGCGTTGCGCCATGCTGCTCCGCCTCAACAGCTTCACCTACGGTTGCTCAGGCATCCGTTGGGCTGTCATGGAAGCCCTGCAACTCCTCCTCAACCACAATTTTACACCCAAAGTTCCCCTCCGGGGCTCTGTTAGCGCATCCGGGGACCTTATCCCGCTAGCCTACATTGCTGGGCTTCTTATTGGGAAGCCCAGCGTTGTAGTGCGAACGGGCAACGATGGAGAGGAGATCTCTGCCCCAGAAGCGTTGCGTAGAGTTGGGTTGCGGCCTTTTGTCCTCCAAGCTAAGGAAGGCCTCGCGCTCGTCAATGGCACCTCCTTTGCCACTGCCCTTGCTTCTACTGTGGTGTACGATGCTAATGTGCTGTTGCTGCTGGTGGAGACTCTGTGTGGAATGTTTTGTGAAGTGATATTTGGTAGAGAGGAGTTTGCGCACCCGCTGATCCATAAGGTGAAGCCGCATCCGGGACAGATTGAGTCTGCGGCTTTGCTGGAGTGGCTCCTGAGGAAGAGTCCTTTCCAGGAGCTGTCCCGGGTTTATTATTCGATTGATGAATTGAAAAAACCCAAGCAAGATCGCTATGCTCTGAGGTCGTGCCCGCAGTGGTTGGGCCCCCTTGCTGAAACGATCAGAGCCGCCACGGTCACTGTGGAGACGGAGATCAATTCAGCTAATGATAATCCTATCATTGACTACGCCAATGACCG GGCGCTCCACGGAGCCAATTTCCAAGGCAGTGCCGTCGGCTTCCACATGGACTACTTACGAATCGCAGTAGCCGGACTAGGGAAGCTACTCTTCGCCCAATTCACAGAACTCATGATCGAGCACTACAGCAATGGTCTACCAGGCAACCTCTCATTGGGCCCCGATTTGAGTGTGGACTACGGCTTCAAGGGCCTTGACATCGCCATGGCCGCCTACAGCTCAGAGCTCCAGTACCTGGCAAACCCCGTGACCACCCATGTCCACAGCGCCGAGCAGCACAACCAGGACATCAACTCTCTCGCCCTCATCTCCGCCCGAAAGACAGAGGAGGCACTCGACATCTTAAGACTCATGCTCGCCTCCCACTTAACAGCCCTCTGTCAGGCAATCGACCTTCGCCAACTCGAGCAAATCCTCCTCCTAACCGTTCTTAACCTAATTTCCAGCATTGCAGAGGAGTGCGGCCTCCCAAACGAGACGAGGGAAACACTCTTGAATGTAGCCAAAGCAGTCCCTGTCTATACATACCTGGAATCCCCATGTGACCCCTCGCTTCCCCTCGTTTCAGCCCTCAGACAGTCATGTTTCGATTCCATTCTGTGTCTCCACCAAAAGAACGGCATAGAGAGCGACACCTTGGTGgagaaaatgaaaaaatttcagAAGCTTGTGGTCGAAAACTTGGAAAGCGCGATAACGGCGGCCAGGGTGGCGTACGAAAATGATTGCTATGTTCCCCACATGTCTTCTCCAATCGAGGGTTCCAAATTCCTTCCGTTTTATAAATTTGTCAGAGATGTTCTCAAGATTAGTTTGATGAGTGCGAGAACAGAGGAGACACCGCAAGAATGTGTACAGAAAGTGTTCGACGCGATAGCCGATGGAAGAATTATAGAGCCTCTGCTGGAATGCCTCCAAGGACTGAACACCTGA